The following coding sequences lie in one Carassius gibelio isolate Cgi1373 ecotype wild population from Czech Republic chromosome A17, carGib1.2-hapl.c, whole genome shotgun sequence genomic window:
- the LOC128031430 gene encoding prostaglandin E2 receptor EP2 subtype-like, with protein sequence MGTENQTCTESLSVEQNGGPAISAMMFAAGVLGNLVALVLLEFRRRKEKNRQRQSLFHLLVTTLVITDLIGTCLISPLVQTAYLTNTTLVGMSETRAVCEYFGFAMTFFSLATLSILLAMALERCLSIGYPYHYGRHVTKRCGYITIPCIYLVCFLFCLMPFAGFGRYVQYCPGTWCFIAMNPVGMEDRVYANVYATVMLFIVTVTVACNCFVVYHLVLMYRRRKVNRGSVQTRSKRDRRYFSWTEEVEHLILLVFMTVIFVICSLPLMIRVYINSMGKPQGSNNTDLIALRFLSVNSIIDPWVFIILSPSVLRFMWGALCKTGFMPTRNSLFKTSISKNPAGQIELYQPTSTSVETTHLNKSTVQMLRPDVDSIYGLDRYI encoded by the exons ATGGGCACAGAAAACCAAACCTGTACTGAAAGTCTGAGCGTGGAGCAGAACGGTGGCCCGGCCATCAGCGCGATGATGTTTGCAGCTGGAGTTCTCGGGAATCTGGTTGCATTGGTTCTCCTGGAGTTCCGCAGGAGGAAAGAGAAGAACCGGCAGCGACAGTCTCTGTTCCACTTGCTGGTGACAACTCTGGTCATTACAGATCTAATAGGAACCTGCTTGATCAGTCCCCTGGTGCAGACTGCATACTTAACCAACACCACACTAGTTGGGATGAGTGAGACACGTGCGGTGTGTGAATATTTCGGATTTGCCATGACTTTCTTCAGTCTGGCGACGCTCTCCATCCTCCTCGCAATGGCACTGGAGCGGTGCCTCTCCATCGGTTACCCATACCACTACGGGAGGCACGTCACCAAACGCTGCGGATACATCACCATCCCTTGCATTTATCTAGTCTGCTTTTTATTTTGCTTAATGCCATTTGCAGGCTTTGGGAGATATGTGCAATACTGTCCCGGGACATGGTGCTTTATTGCCATGAATCCAGTTGGGATGGAGGATCGGGTTTATGCCAACGTTTATGCCACTGTGATGCTGTTCATTGTTACAGTTACAGTGGCATGCAACTGTTTTGTAGTTTACCATCTGGTGTTAATGTACCGGAGGCGCAAAGTGAACAGAGGGTCAGTGCAGACCCGGAGTAAAAGGGACAGGAGGTACTTCTCATGGACAGAGGAGGTGGAACATCTCATTCTCCTGGTCTTCATGACAGTCATATTTGTCATTTGTTCCCTGCCATTAATG ATCCGTGTGTACATCAACTCCATGGGAAAGCCACAAGGCAGCAATAACACTGATCTCATAGCGCTGCGGTTCCTCTCGGTCAACTCCATCATCGACCCCTGGGTGTTCATCATCCTCAGCCCCTCGGTTCTGCGCTTCATGTGGGGGGCGCTGTGCAAGACCGGCTTCATGCCCACCAGAAACTCCCTGTTCAAAACATCCATTTCCAAAAACCCAGCCGGCCAAATCGAGCTGTACCAACCCACTTCCACCTCTGTGGAGACCACACACCTCAACAAGTCAACCGTTCAGATGTTAAGACCTGATGTGGACAGTATTTATGGACTAGACAGATACATCTAA